CGCTTGTATTCCTGGTTCTCCTGGTGATTGGCTGTGTTTATGCCCTCAGAAGTTTTAATGTGTGTGAAGAGGAGGTCACTGAGTAATATCATGCAAAACATGCTTATCATCGCCTTAAAAGATTATCGTGATTCCAGGAAAAATCGGCTTTTTTTTGTTTTGCTGGGCTTTTTGCTGCTCCTTACCATTACTTCGATCGTGCTGGCATCCTTTGATTTCCGCAACAAGCTCGCCGAGTACAATCAGGCCTTGCAGGTTCTCAAAAACCTCGGAAAGGTGCCAGACACATCCACACCACAGTTTTTTCCCTTAAAGATGCTACGGGGTGTGGTAGATTACCTTGAGATCATCGGTGCCATCCTTGGTATCATCCTGGGCTACCTCAGTATAGCCAAAGAAAAGGGGAAAAACACGCTCCAGCTTCTCTTGAGCAGGCCGATTGGCCAATATGATATCGTTTCAGGAAAGGTTCTCGGCAACAGTGCTCTTATCCTTTCTGTCCTGGCCGTCAATGCTTTGGCTTTGTATCTGATCCTGTGGTTTGTCGGAGGGGTACAATTTTCTACAGCAGAGCTCGTCAAGCTCGGATTGGTTTTTGTGGCATCCTATTTTTATATCATGTTCTTTTTCTGCCTGACATCGATTCTGGCTCTCAAACTGAAGTCTCTCCCGAATGCCCTGATTATCGGTTTTACCATCTGGCTTGCCTTCGTGTTAATCATTCCGCAAATCGGGGATACCATGGACCCTGACAATCAGATTCCAGGCGGATTTTTCAAGAGCATGAAAATGAACCATGACCAGGGAAAAGAAATTCTGAAAAAATTCAAAACCTACGAAACCGTCAGAAATACTATCGAGGAAACATCGATCACAAAACATTATGAACGCTTGAGCTTTGCCCTGCTGGGGATAAAAGATTATTACAATAATAAAACGCTTGGCTTTATTTTTCACGATAAATGGTTTGATGGGGTGTGGGTCGCGGGATTTTTTCTGCTTGCACTGCTGGCAGAATATCTCGTTCTCGCCAGAAAAGAGCATATTTTACACAACGGATCGAGCAGAGACAGCCCCGGAACGATTGAATCTGTCATTTTACTATGCATTATTGATTTAATCGCAGCCAAACCGGGTGATTCCGATCATAGCCGCAGGACGGCAGGACAGTTTGGTCCAATTCTCCCTGACAAAAAATATATGGCGTCGGCGCTCGTGGCATGTCCTTCTCACAGAAAGGTTGCGTGACACGGCTAAGACGTTTAATGTTGATGGACTCGCAAAAAGTCCATCAACGCGTCCGGGAAGGGAGGAGCTTCCTATTTCCATCATTGAAGGCAAGACCACCGGCCTGAAGCCGGATCAGATCCGCCGCATTGAGCGGTTAGGCCGCATGAAGCCTGCCCCCGGGGAGATTATCCCTGTCGAGATGGC
Above is a window of bacterium BMS3Abin14 DNA encoding:
- a CDS encoding ABC-2 family transporter protein, with the protein product MQNMLIIALKDYRDSRKNRLFFVLLGFLLLLTITSIVLASFDFRNKLAEYNQALQVLKNLGKVPDTSTPQFFPLKMLRGVVDYLEIIGAILGIILGYLSIAKEKGKNTLQLLLSRPIGQYDIVSGKVLGNSALILSVLAVNALALYLILWFVGGVQFSTAELVKLGLVFVASYFYIMFFFCLTSILALKLKSLPNALIIGFTIWLAFVLIIPQIGDTMDPDNQIPGGFFKSMKMNHDQGKEILKKFKTYETVRNTIEETSITKHYERLSFALLGIKDYYNNKTLGFIFHDKWFDGVWVAGFFLLALLAEYLVLARKEHILHNGSSRDSPGTIESVILLCIIDLIAAKPGDSDHSRRTAGQFGPILPDKKYMASALVACPSHRKVA